The following coding sequences lie in one Sorex araneus isolate mSorAra2 chromosome 4, mSorAra2.pri, whole genome shotgun sequence genomic window:
- the ZBTB2 gene encoding zinc finger and BTB domain-containing protein 2, translated as MDLANHGLILLQQLNAQREFGFLCDCTVAIGDVYFKAHKSVLASFSNYFKMLFVHQTSECVRLKPTDIQPDIFSYLLHLMYTGKMAPQLIDPVRLEQGIKFLHAYPLIQEASLASQGAFSHPDQVFPLASSLYGIQIADHQLRQASKLAPAPEKLARDARPARLGPDPGPDAAAAAAAAAAAPLSQLPGGRTHLTPSEPLLPTPLSPELVSTPVPAPAPAPVPMPMPVPGVGPPPPPPSSMPGDEAGLAPSPSDEHPAPLTIAHVKPSIMKRNGSFPKCYACHLCGRRFTLRSSLREHLQIHTGVPFPGAGPPGDARGGALAAAAAAAAAAAAAAEELAKDAADAPEAGMVSDSELPHISDSPLLDGQPPSETPPPSDIADIDNLEQADQEREVKRRKYECTICGRKFIQKSHWREHMYIHTGKPFKCSTCDKSFCRANQAARHVCLNQSIDTYTVVDKQTLELCTFEEGSQMDSLLVQASKPYKCNLCDKTFATPSEVVKHACQSQAADVFALDEGRALLLGAGGDSEVPEPDHPVLASIKKEQETVLLD; from the exons ATGGACTTGGCCAACCATGGACTTATTCTCCTGCAGCAGTTAAACGCCCAGCGCGAGTTCGGGTTCCTGTGTGACTGCACAGTGGCCATCGGCGATGTGTACTTCAAGGCCCACAAATCAGTGCTTGCCTCCTTCTCCAACTACTTTAAGATGCTGTTCGTCCACCAGACCAG CGAGTGCGTGCGCCTGAAGCCCACCGACATCCAGCCCGACATCTTCAGCTACCTCCTGCACCTGATGTACACGGGCAAGATGGCCCCGCAGCTCATCGACCCCGTGCGCCTGGAGCAGGGCATCAAGTTCCTGCACGCCTACCCGCTCATCCAGGAGGCCAGCCTGGCCAGCCAGGGCGCCTTCTCCCACCCGGACCAAGTCTTCCCGCTCGCCTCGTCCCTCTACGGCATCCAGATCGCCGACCACCAGCTGCGCCAGGCCTCCAAGCTCGCGCCGGCCCCGGAGAAGCTGGCGCGGGACGCGCGGCCGGCCCGCCTGGGTCCCGACCCAGGCCCTGACGCcgctgcagccgccgccgccgccgccgccgcgccgctgTCGCAGCTGCCCGGGGGCCGGACCCATCTGACGCCCTCGGAGCCGCTGCTGCCCACGCCGCTGTCCCCCGAACTCGTGTCCACGCCCGTGCCCGCGCCCGCGCCTGCGCCCGTGCCCATGCCCATGCCCGTGCCGGGCgtggggccgccgccgccgccgccctcgtCGATGCCCGGGGACGAGGCGGGGCTGGCGCCGTCACCGTCGGACGAGCACCCGGCGCCGCTGACCATCGCGCACGTGAAGCCGAGCATCATGAAGCGCAACGGCAGCTTCCCCAAGTGCTACGCGTGCCACCTGTGCGGCCGGCGCTTCACGCTGCGCAGCAGCCTGCGCGAGCACCTGCAGATCCACACCGGGGTGCCCTTCCCGGGCGCCGGGCCGCCGGGGGACGCGCGCGGGGGCGCCCtggccgccgctgccgccgccgccgccgccgccgcggccgcagCCGAGGAGCTGGCCAAGGACGCGGCCGACGCGCCCGAGGCGGGCATGGTCAGCGACAGCGAGCTGCCGCACATCTCCGACTCGCCGCTGCTGGACGGGCAGCCGCCATCCGAGACGCCGCCGCCGTCGGACATCGCGGACATCGACAACCTGGAGCAGGCCGACCAGGAGCGCGAGGTGAAGCGGCGCAAGTACGAGTGCACCATCTGCGGCCGCAAGTTCATCCAGAAGAGCCACTGGCGCGAGCACATGTACATCCACACGGGCAAGCCCTTCAAGTGCAGCACGTGCGACAAGAGCTTCTGCCGCGCCAACCAGGCGGCGCGCCACGTGTGCCTCAACCAGAGCATCGACACCTACACCGTGGTGGACAAGCAGACGCTCGAGCTGTGCACGTTCGAGGAGGGCAGCCAGATGGACAGCCTGCTGGTGCAGGCCAGCAAGCCCTACAAGTGCAACCTGTGCGACAAGACCTTCGCCACGCCCAGCGAGGTGGTGAAGCACGCGTGCCAGAGCCAGGCCGCGGACGTGTTCGCGCTGGACGAGGGCCGCGCCCTCCTGCTGGGCGCCGGGGGGGACTCGGAGGTCCCCGAGCCCGACCACCCGGTGCTGGCGTCCATCAAAAAGGAACAGGAAACCGTGTTGTTGgactga